Proteins encoded together in one Terriglobus saanensis SP1PR4 window:
- a CDS encoding aldo/keto reductase: MKTVKLGSQGAVVSRMGLGCMGMSEFYGNRDDQESAATLLRALDLGVTFLDTADTYGIGDNEELIGKTLKGRRDEVFLATKFANRRTKAEPNKWVIDGSPEWVKQACDESLQRLGMDYIDLYYQHRVDPNVPIEETVGAMADLVKAGKAKYLGLSEASPATIRRAHKVHPITALQTEYSLWTRDVEAEILPTTRELGIGFVPYSPLGRGFLTGTIKKEELVDTDSRATRMPRFQGENFDKNQVIVDRVRAIAERKGVKPGQLALAWVLAKGEDLIPIPGTKRRKYLEENAAAADIQLSPEEVAELEAAVPEDAIAGTRYAEANMKFVDQTV; this comes from the coding sequence ATGAAAACGGTAAAACTTGGTTCGCAGGGCGCAGTCGTCTCCCGCATGGGTTTGGGCTGCATGGGCATGAGCGAGTTCTATGGCAACCGTGACGATCAGGAGTCGGCGGCAACCCTTCTGCGGGCTCTGGACCTGGGGGTCACGTTTCTGGATACCGCCGATACCTACGGCATTGGCGACAACGAAGAGCTGATCGGCAAGACGCTCAAAGGGAGACGCGACGAGGTTTTTCTGGCGACCAAGTTCGCCAACCGCCGCACCAAGGCGGAGCCGAACAAGTGGGTGATCGATGGCAGTCCGGAGTGGGTGAAACAGGCCTGCGATGAGTCGCTGCAGCGGCTGGGCATGGATTACATCGACCTTTACTACCAGCACCGGGTGGATCCGAACGTGCCGATTGAAGAGACCGTTGGCGCGATGGCCGACCTGGTGAAGGCGGGCAAGGCGAAGTATCTCGGTCTCTCCGAGGCGTCGCCCGCGACCATTCGCCGCGCGCATAAGGTCCACCCCATCACAGCTTTGCAGACGGAGTACTCCCTGTGGACGCGCGATGTGGAGGCGGAGATTCTGCCCACCACGCGAGAGCTGGGCATCGGTTTCGTGCCGTACAGCCCGCTGGGCCGCGGCTTTCTGACGGGGACCATCAAGAAGGAAGAGCTGGTGGACACCGATTCGCGCGCAACGCGCATGCCACGCTTTCAGGGTGAGAACTTCGACAAAAACCAGGTAATCGTGGACCGTGTGCGCGCCATTGCGGAACGGAAGGGCGTCAAGCCGGGGCAATTGGCGCTGGCGTGGGTGCTGGCCAAGGGCGAAGACCTGATTCCCATCCCTGGCACCAAGCGACGGAAGTATCTGGAAGAGAATGCCGCCGCGGCGGATATCCAGCTGTCTCCCGAGGAAGTCGCCGAGTTGGAAGCGGCCGTGCCGGAGGATGCCATTGCCGGGACGCGCTATGCCGAGGCCAACATGAAGTTCGTCGATCAGACGGTATAA
- a CDS encoding serine hydrolase → MKNFARFASLLVSFAIPCAILAQTAIDPTARMQQVIQNYADSKSFMGAVLVAEKDKVLIQQGYGSADLEWKVPNTATTKFRIGSITKQFTAASILLLQERGKLKIEEPVKTYLPDAPATWDKITVYNLLTHTSGIPNFTGLPEFPAVMRQEKTPDEVIALFHDKPLDFEPGTKFTYSNSNYILLGRIIEKLSGASYADFVQKNIFTPVGMQDSGLDSNTAILPQRAQGYESRPNGLERAAYISMTVPYAAGAFYSTVGDLLKWERALFGGKVLSPASLHTMTTPFKDEYGTGLFIKGEKDHNVITHGGSINGFEASLNFYPDRQLTVIVLGNIGNDVPDTIAGQLGKVLYGEKVVVSSDRKVVPVAPAVLAEYVGTYKSPAFGLTISVEGDHLMSTTPGGKKVPLYPESQTKFFLKELDAQVEFVRDPATKKVTHFLVTQNGKVREVPKQ, encoded by the coding sequence TTGAAAAATTTTGCGCGCTTCGCCTCTCTTCTTGTGAGCTTTGCTATCCCTTGCGCAATCCTTGCCCAGACAGCGATTGATCCCACCGCGCGCATGCAGCAGGTGATTCAGAATTACGCCGACAGCAAGAGCTTCATGGGCGCGGTCCTCGTCGCGGAGAAAGACAAGGTCCTCATCCAGCAGGGTTATGGCTCTGCCGATCTTGAGTGGAAAGTCCCAAACACCGCTACTACGAAGTTCCGCATCGGTTCGATCACCAAGCAGTTCACTGCGGCCAGCATCCTTCTGCTGCAGGAGCGCGGCAAGCTCAAGATCGAAGAACCGGTAAAGACGTATCTGCCTGACGCTCCTGCGACGTGGGACAAGATCACCGTCTATAACCTCCTCACACATACTTCAGGCATCCCAAACTTTACAGGCCTGCCGGAGTTTCCAGCCGTGATGCGGCAGGAGAAAACGCCTGACGAAGTCATCGCTCTCTTCCACGACAAGCCCTTGGACTTCGAGCCCGGCACGAAGTTCACCTACAGCAACTCCAACTACATTCTCCTTGGACGCATCATCGAAAAGCTTTCCGGAGCCTCCTATGCCGACTTCGTTCAGAAGAACATCTTCACGCCGGTCGGTATGCAGGATTCTGGCCTCGACAGCAACACCGCCATTCTCCCGCAACGGGCACAGGGGTATGAGTCCCGTCCGAACGGCCTCGAACGTGCCGCATATATCAGCATGACGGTGCCGTACGCCGCGGGGGCCTTCTATTCCACCGTCGGCGATCTATTGAAGTGGGAACGCGCCCTCTTCGGCGGCAAAGTCCTCTCCCCAGCATCGCTGCATACCATGACGACCCCCTTCAAAGACGAGTACGGAACAGGCCTGTTCATCAAAGGGGAAAAAGATCACAACGTCATCACGCACGGCGGCTCGATCAACGGCTTCGAAGCCTCACTGAACTTCTATCCCGACCGGCAGCTCACGGTGATCGTGCTCGGCAACATCGGCAACGATGTCCCTGACACGATCGCGGGGCAGCTCGGCAAAGTACTGTACGGAGAGAAGGTCGTCGTCAGCTCCGACCGCAAGGTGGTACCTGTTGCGCCCGCAGTGCTCGCAGAGTACGTGGGCACCTATAAATCGCCGGCCTTCGGACTGACCATCAGCGTCGAAGGCGATCATCTCATGTCCACAACGCCCGGCGGAAAGAAGGTTCCGCTCTATCCAGAGTCGCAGACGAAGTTCTTCCTCAAGGAGCTCGACGCCCAGGTGGAGTTCGTTCGCGATCCCGCAACGAAGAAGGTGACGCACTTCCTCGTCACGCAGAATGGAAAAGTCCGCGAGGTGCCGAAGCAGTAG
- a CDS encoding endonuclease MutS2, with product MTLSENLSPLHEISSAALEWERLRAHLAAKTQSPLGRERVLARTPSRDLAWVQREQQMVAEIRIFLSGGGSFGFGGLFDARSLLEKSRIPNAALEALEIRSIAEMAEQIADWRTLITEPPDIVHDKWPGVTNYSLPLQTANFYGLLSLVSGKIEADGSLSDDASPALRGIRRAAQRQHKAIEDSLRRTLQRVSEEGTVQDALITVRGERFVIPIKTENRKRVPGVVHGSSSSGQTVFVEPLETIEQNNELVRLLDEELQEIHRILVAMTAAVGQNADALQRGSEILAGMDERFAYARFAESLRCVRPVFTDGKPNAEDPALSLTDARHPLLELRLREENASIVPLTIALPGAAKQLIISGPNTGGKTVALKTVGLLALMAQAGLPVPANKARLPIFGAIYADIGDAQSIERNLSTFSAHITNVNRIAREADGRSLVLLDELGSATDPEEGAALAVAIAGHFLKLGAWTLLTTHLTSLKIYAAKHEGVVNAAVGFNEETLAPTYDLRLGVPGASSGINIAQRLGLDPAIVASARGNVTTQTADIARFLDDLHAQLTEVKTERANLKLREMELTKERQKLESEGKQEQRNRARELEGKLASLMKEFEYQMRETVKSIEDKSAKTKAATEADRRIARLKREFQESFNSVVVAHVSGADRKDPAAQPHVVRDVAADDIVKLKSMGREAKVERVIDAKTYEVSMGGMKMRIPKDDIASVQKKIETPVQAANRRGGINVIAREPDTMPGEINVIGRTADEARDEVERFIDQAFLAGRPSVRVVHGTGMGILRRTLRDYLKRHPHVVNITEPPYNEGGQGATLVELKQ from the coding sequence GTGACACTTTCCGAAAATCTCTCGCCTTTGCACGAAATCAGCTCTGCCGCCCTGGAGTGGGAGCGCCTGCGCGCCCACCTTGCGGCCAAAACACAGTCTCCCCTGGGGCGCGAACGCGTCCTGGCGCGGACGCCCTCCCGCGATCTGGCCTGGGTGCAGCGCGAACAGCAGATGGTCGCCGAGATCCGCATCTTTCTCTCCGGCGGCGGAAGCTTCGGCTTTGGCGGTCTCTTTGACGCGCGCAGCCTTCTGGAGAAATCGCGCATTCCTAACGCAGCTCTGGAAGCACTGGAGATCCGCAGCATCGCCGAAATGGCGGAGCAGATCGCCGACTGGCGCACCCTGATCACCGAACCGCCGGACATCGTCCACGACAAATGGCCCGGTGTGACGAACTACAGCTTGCCGCTGCAGACGGCAAATTTTTACGGCCTGCTCTCGCTGGTGAGTGGCAAAATCGAGGCCGACGGATCGTTGAGCGACGATGCCTCGCCTGCGCTCCGTGGCATTCGCCGCGCGGCGCAGCGCCAGCACAAGGCGATTGAAGATTCGCTCCGCCGCACCTTGCAGCGAGTCTCCGAAGAAGGCACGGTGCAGGATGCGTTGATCACCGTGCGCGGTGAGCGCTTCGTCATCCCGATCAAGACGGAGAACCGCAAGCGCGTTCCCGGTGTAGTGCATGGTTCAAGCTCATCGGGACAGACGGTCTTCGTTGAACCGCTGGAGACGATCGAGCAGAACAATGAGTTGGTGCGGCTGCTCGATGAAGAGCTGCAGGAGATTCATCGTATCCTTGTGGCCATGACGGCCGCCGTGGGGCAGAACGCCGATGCGTTGCAGCGCGGAAGCGAGATTCTCGCAGGCATGGACGAGCGCTTTGCGTACGCCCGCTTTGCCGAAAGCCTTCGCTGCGTACGTCCCGTCTTCACCGATGGCAAACCGAACGCGGAAGATCCGGCGCTGTCGCTCACGGACGCGCGGCATCCGCTGCTGGAACTTCGCCTGCGCGAAGAGAACGCGAGTATCGTTCCGCTGACCATTGCACTTCCGGGTGCGGCGAAGCAGCTGATTATCTCCGGTCCGAATACCGGCGGAAAGACCGTCGCGTTGAAGACGGTTGGTCTGTTGGCCCTGATGGCGCAGGCTGGGCTTCCTGTTCCGGCAAACAAGGCGCGACTACCGATCTTTGGCGCGATCTACGCCGACATCGGCGACGCGCAGTCGATCGAGCGGAATCTTTCCACCTTCTCCGCGCACATCACGAACGTGAACCGCATTGCGCGCGAGGCCGACGGACGCTCGCTGGTGCTGCTGGATGAGCTTGGCTCTGCCACCGACCCCGAAGAGGGCGCGGCGCTCGCCGTGGCCATTGCCGGGCACTTTCTGAAGCTCGGCGCATGGACGCTGCTGACGACCCATCTCACTTCGCTGAAGATCTACGCGGCAAAGCATGAGGGTGTGGTGAATGCCGCCGTTGGCTTCAACGAAGAGACGCTTGCGCCGACGTACGATCTTCGTCTCGGCGTTCCGGGAGCTTCGAGCGGTATCAACATCGCGCAGCGCTTGGGCCTGGACCCTGCCATCGTCGCTTCGGCACGCGGCAACGTAACGACGCAGACGGCGGACATTGCGCGCTTTCTGGACGATCTTCACGCGCAACTGACCGAGGTCAAGACAGAGCGCGCGAACCTCAAGCTCCGCGAAATGGAGTTGACGAAGGAGCGCCAGAAGCTTGAATCGGAGGGCAAACAGGAGCAGCGCAATCGTGCGCGCGAGCTCGAAGGCAAGCTGGCTTCGCTGATGAAAGAGTTCGAGTACCAGATGCGCGAGACGGTGAAGTCCATCGAGGACAAGTCCGCGAAGACCAAGGCCGCGACCGAGGCCGACCGCCGCATCGCTCGCCTGAAGCGGGAGTTTCAGGAGAGCTTTAACTCTGTCGTCGTCGCACATGTCTCCGGCGCGGATCGCAAGGATCCGGCAGCGCAGCCGCATGTCGTTCGCGATGTTGCGGCGGACGATATCGTCAAGCTGAAGTCGATGGGACGCGAGGCCAAGGTGGAGCGCGTGATCGACGCGAAGACCTACGAGGTCTCCATGGGCGGCATGAAGATGCGTATCCCCAAGGACGACATCGCGAGCGTGCAGAAGAAGATCGAGACGCCCGTGCAGGCGGCGAATCGCAGGGGCGGCATCAACGTGATCGCGCGCGAGCCGGATACGATGCCGGGTGAGATCAACGTGATTGGCCGCACTGCGGACGAGGCGCGTGACGAAGTAGAACGCTTTATCGATCAGGCGTTTCTTGCGGGACGTCCCAGTGTGCGCGTCGTGCATGGCACGGGCATGGGCATCCTGCGGCGCACACTGCGCGACTATCTGAAGCGGCATCCACATGTTGTGAACATTACCGAACCGCCGTACAACGAGGGCGGACAGGGTGCGACGCTGGTGGAGCTGAAGCAGTAG